The Clavelina lepadiformis chromosome 1, kaClaLepa1.1, whole genome shotgun sequence genome segment AACTTGATGTGTAGGCATCCGCTGAAGGCACATCtctttgtattttattataaattgacgCGAAGATAAAAACCATTTCGgcatttaagtttttaaactttgtgcGTACAGGTGTCATACTTCCCACTACGGCTTACACCAATACAGTCTGACAGTATACAGGTATAGGTGTACTTCTTCACTCACATATACGGCATTGACTAAACGACAATGTCATTATGACATACCAAACGATCCTAGCTTGCCAATCTGGATCGACTAGGCTAAGCTGTGGAAAAAGTAATGCATcattatttctttatttgtttgtcattCCTTCTCATTCAAGCTTTCAGTAggtgaaaaagtaaaacagatcCTATGCGCTCATAGACACCACTTTCCAGGCTATCACTACAGTACGAAGTGGACTGAAGACTAGAGTCCCATCTGTGACAgacatttatgacgtcatttacTACAAATCTGCTCAAAGTGCGACATCCTTTTCTTTAGTCAGGTGACGATTAAATTTCTCCCAGACTTTAAGGGATACAACTATTCAAAagaatatatttcaaaattctaTTTCTGAACACGAATTTCTATGTACCATTCTCACATCATGCCCTAATAAAAATTATACAttccttaatttttttttgtttgttttgggGGAAGTTTTATCTGATTATAGTTATGGCACAATTGTGTTCAGCGTATGGTGCCACAGTTAAAACTTTCATCATTATGGTACAATCTTAGTTAATTGCCTGTATTCCATGTTTTTAGTCCTTAGAAGTTTGTCAATTTCTATCCATTAATTTCTCGTGAGCGTTAATTATTGTTGTGCTTAAACAACAGTTAGTAGTAGTACTATATTTTGCTCCCCACAGttaattttactaaaaaagaaaacaaacgagACGAGTCTTTCGtaccaattaattattagaatTAGAAACaagctataaaaataaaaccataaGTAgcttattttgatgttttactCAAAAAGTGTACCTTAGGCTAAAGCAACTGAACGCCTGAATCtgcttgaaaagtttttattaataacgaaaagaaaatatttaactaaactaaaagaaaatttaaaaaatctttaacAAACACCAACATCGAAAATAAACGCGTTATATTATATTGCACACATCAAACGCATGTTTTATAGACCAAATTAAATCGTTggctttaaaaataaaatattttaattgaagAATTTCCGAATTCAGACAAAATGAGTTGATTTCCTCTGTCTGGAATGCAAACGTAAGCTGGCATCTTTATTTCATCATTTAATGTGAGCAAATGCTTTATGAATGTACCATCGCTTCGGAATGCTGAGACCCTATAGCAAAAGATGTCCAAATTCAACAGTAACAATTAGGCCTACACGACAACAGTGTAGCCTACGGGTTACTATATAATTGCCCGCAAGGCCTATCAGTTATTTTGATAAGCAGTCAGGACCGGCCTTAGGTAAATGCGAGCAATGTTGGGCAAATGCGAGTTGGTCCTCGCTATTTCCTACTTAAAcccaaaacaaaataacaaattagCTTTTAGTTCGCGCAAATCACAGTGGTATTTCTCAATTTGTTCTCGAAAGAAACTGTTTGGTAAAAGTATATCATGATTTGATGGGACCTGTTTTGCAAAGAGTTGATATTTGatttacattttgttattattaatattattattacattaagCTACGGTATTTAAAATCGGCAAGATTGAATCATTGCTATCAGTTCTTGCATTGGGCCCCGCGCTCGCAAAGGCCATCCCCGTATGCAGTATATGCGTGTAGTTATGAGTTGCTTAACATGTTGTATCTTATATACCGATCATTCCACCAATCGGCAATGATAATATTATCAAGCGAATCGTGCGTCACTCCGTAAGGAAGGTCAAATTCTCCGTCACGATTTCCTTTACTTCCAAACTGGAACTTGAATCGGCCTTGTCGATCAAATACCTGACAAAGACATGACATTTACTAATTTATGTTCTAGGTAAATCATTAGTCTTCATGGTAATCTTCTACCAGTTATCAcccagaaaaaaattaataacttaCCTGTACCCTACACGACCAATCAGCCACAACTACGTCACCGTTATTTAAGATAGTGACCCCGGTGGGGCATTTAAATTCCCCTTTGCCGGTTCCGCTGCTCCCCAACTTATGAAATAAGTTGCCAGCTAACGATATGATGGCAGCACAATTATTGTCTGGGTCAGTGGCAGCGATAATCTCTGTAAAAATGACTTTTCGTGAAACTTCGTTAATATCAATGTTAAAATCAAGCATTAAATTTGAGTCTTTACTTAGAATAACAAATACGAAAATTGTTTATATCTTTCGCAGACCTCATAGCATCACATTGTCAAACCCGTGCAAAGTATAGGTTATAAACCAAGCCAGTCATACCATAGAGGTGTATGTGGCTAACTAGCATATGgtaatgtttataaaattttattacactGTGGACGCACCGTCATCATGTAAGtcaatatttttgcaacatttgaaaacttttcgtCCATATTCTTGCAGAATTTTTCCTTTCTTCGACCAGAGTGAGACACTTTCTCCGCTTGCCGTCAGGATACTGCCGTCCTTCGTCATAAACGCTTGGTATTTCTATTAGTTATAGTTTAGCGTTTAAACCAATGTTAGAAGTGCAGATAAATGAGTGATTGATtcgaatttaatttaattataggCCTAAATTATTGGTGGTTTCTAAAGCAAAGTGTCGTATCATAAAGCTATAAACCAACCTGCCGCGAATTACCCCATGATTCTATATTCAaactatttagaacttttcCGCTTTTGATATTGTGGGTGTGGACGGAGCCGTCCGTACATGACGTCAAAAATTGAGATGGTAATAAATACGACGAAGAAATTCCAAGCACAGGAGCAGGCATGATTATTTTTCGTTGTTCAACAACTTTGTACCAATCGTTGATATTGGAATCGAGCGCGGCATAATGGACAAAACTGCAGAAATAAATACGGTGTGGTATTAAAAGATTGAGTAACATAAAATTGACGGAGCGAGTCGCTTCAAGTATTCAAATTGGTAAACTAGGTTGTACTTTTACTAGTTAAGGTTAGATCCATAGAGCATAGCACCATGTCTTACTGTCAATATATATACGCTTTGTACATAGTTGAATTTCACAGCAACCCGTTTACTTCTATACGGTACTATATAAGGTAGGCCGCAAGGAAGGATGTATACAAGGATCAATACGATGCAAacgcaaaagaaaaaataatatcTTTTCTAGTATCTATAAAAGCCGCTCCACTGCTGCATGCACATAAagcgttaaaaattttattcatagtgtgaattttgtaaaattgcaaTCATTCATTGAAGTAATGTATGCTATTAATTATGTGTTCTACTCTTCGATTCTGATGACAAATCCTGCGGTTAGTGGTCCTTGTATAGGATTGCAGCAAATTCTGCCTGAGATTGATATATTACTGAAACATAACATTTAGTCTCGATTTGTACAACTAAATCAGCTGGAAtcatattaaaacatttatttaccAGGCAAAAACTGATGTTTCAACGGATATCTAATCAAGAATTATCATGAATTCTAACGGATGTAACAATGAACCAATGagcatttttaaaactgattaAATAACGCACAAAAATGAACAATACTTTTCATCGATATTGTGGCAACGAAAACTTTGCATCAAAAGaagtattatttattattaaaccATTCGTTTATCTTTAtaggtttgttttcttttcgtTCATTATCGTATATTTTTCGTCCATTGGTCATTGGTAATGACGTTACATTCGGctattttttgtctttatcTTTCCCAAGCTTGATTTTCGTCAAAATATCTATCAAACCgttttgctttttatgttcatagtttaaaactttcaaatgtTTCATGGGTTGAATTGCGTTTCCttttcagttttcatttttattttagcttAGTAAAGGACATATATGCTATACgtaaaaactaattttttatatCGTAACAATTTAATGTGTATTGTTATGAGCCTATTTGCTTTAGTGTACCAACTACTAATTGCAACTATACTATACAGTGCAGTGTACAATATATGATAtctaaaatgtatttttgagCTTTGCTGAACAATATAtgataaataaactttaaacagATGTATCTCTACAGTCAATATATGACCATAAGTCCTAAAAgataaatatgttttatgaGTAAGCCTGGGTATGAGCCAAGCGATTTAACTGCGGCAAAACAATTTGGTTTCGAAAAACTACTCTACGTTTTATGGAATGAAAGTTACTTGCCTTGAGTATTGCAATGCCAAAAATTCTTGGCACTTTAAAAGGTAGAAAATGTCCATAGTTAACTGTATTTATACAAGATTTTACGGGACTAAAGCTTAGATGGAGAACTGTAATTTTCAACACAAGCTATTaagattacaaaaaaaagttataatAACATTACCTGTCGTTTTGTGAAGCCttcttttgtttaatgctCGTACTGGGTTGTTGATCATCTGAAAAAttaacagttttttaattatgGAAGCAGAATTATATCTGGCACTGATATGCATACAAAACACTATGGATCAAACATGTCAGCAAATTACGTTAATTTATGCATAGAAAGTGGCCATTTACGTTGATGCATTCGCATAAACAACGTAATCTAAATGCAGATTTATTCAAATATAAAACACTTTGCAATTGGCtgttttgtttatgaaaaGTGGGCTAGTCCGAACTATTGCCGTAAACAGCTATGacaaaacttttccaaaacCTGTTGAAAATTCTTTGCTTGGTGACATTGAAGTGACGGAATATTTTCTCCTGCTTTCATCCATTGCATCAGCACTCGATGTCATGTCGAGGGGCCTGGATATCATCTTTCTCCTCCCAATTGTGGCTTGCTTTTCCTGTAAATTGCACTTGGGCTATAACCAAAAACATCTTGCAAATACTTCACCTTTTCCGACGCGTACTTGCCtccaacaacacttcatctgacgtcacaatgtcTTTCATTGAGGACGACGAGGTGAGGTTGTGTTCTGgggaaagttttttgtttttcctgtCGAatataaaaccaaattttCATTGCTAGCATCGCGGCTGGCATTTTTAACATGGCAAATATAGTATAGTTAGCTCAGCACGACTCATTGAAGTTAGTCCTACGGATGAAAGCTCATACACGTTTCCTGTAGTGGCTGGTCTGGTTCGACTGATTTTTCCAAACGATTTTCCGCCATGTTTTGTGCCCTTTGCGTTGGGAAGTGCAAGTGACATCTTCAGAAGTCACCAATTCTCCAGAACAGGGATCCGGTAATGCAAACTGTACTCTTGGAATAATGTGACGGATAATTTCCTGTGGTATCAGATTTCTCCCTTTTAAATTCAAATCGTAGTTCTGGTCACGTTGAAACTTCCTGCCTTTTGCGAAAACTAGTAAACATGAATGTAGTAGCAAAAAGGTTTTCCTGTATTTGCAATGAATATGTTTACTCTTTacatcaacaacaacaaccacaCAAAAACTTCTCGATTGGTTCACGGTTGTGTCACAACGACATAAAAACTACAGGTTTTGGAAATAAGGAAAGCGTTGATATTAAGACTCTATACAAATAGCAGGCTACTCCACACTCGCCTGCTATCTTCTCTTTCTCAGCCCGAAATTGTTCAGAAACAGTAACGGTTTGTTTGTACAAATCATACCAGAATGATCGACGAGATTTCCTGCCGATACAGGTTTCAGGAAATAACCAACTAGCAAAACTAATCGTTCATATTTCATATGAACGTATTTGCCTTACTACGCATCAACCATTTCTACACATTAACCTATTTACAGAAACTCAGTTCAAACAGACTTTTCTGTCTTGTGTACCAACAACGCTCGCTTCTATTTCCCCATAGGTCGAAGCGTACGGGATGTACTGAGCACGATTCCAATCTATAACGGCTTGAAAATCGTGACGCAACACACGAGTTATTACTTGAAAACCTTTGAGCAAAAGCAAGCGAGATGCAATTCCATTTACTTTATAAGTTTTATCAAGATTCTAGCTTGGTATTAACACACGCTGTAAATTCTTTGGAAAATGTATAAGCCCCACACGTTTTCTCAGTCAATGTGCAGTGCGGGTTTAGGCTATATCAACTTTTTAAAGATTATATTGCTAATTTATTAGACAGTCTTTGAACAGAAGTTAACATTTTGTCGTTCCATCGCCTTTTATCGCATTACGTGTCCCACGAATATATTTTTAGGCACATTACATTCTCGTCGTTTCACTTCCTCTGCGAAGCATATCAGCAttcaacaaaatctttcaCTCGACAACGACGAAAAGTGAGATCAGAAATATTACGAATGACGTCATCTTTATTTGTAGCGGTTCTGTGAAAAATAAAGATGAAGCTTATTATACTGGCTTTGCACTGCGGAAAGACGGAAAGCAAAATAATGTCTATTTTTAACATCTCCATTATTCATTTACTGGCACCAATGGTCCAAAGAGGTGCAGCGCGTAAGGATTACTATATATTTCCCAGCTATAATCCAATGGAAAATATACAATATTGCggacaaaaacagaaaactgtTGTAAGTTTATAAGCTACTAACATGAGAgttaattgttaaaaaaatcaacaaaacgtTTCAATAATCAGACAATTTTTCGAACCCAACAGCGTCGTCAGCAGCGGATTAAAAGGCGTATTGACAAGGGCAGATTGACGAACATGCTTCCCGCACCATTGGACTATTTATTCTATTGTGATAATTATCGATCCTTTGTAGCAGCGGCTGCAAAAATCGCATACTACAGTTGGTATATGAACTAGTTATAGAACACAGCGTACATGCAGTGGAGTAATAATTTACACAGAATTTGCCTGTGTTGCGGTGTAGGCCTATGTATACGTTATTAGCTAGGGCGTTGTACCAAACAGATTCTTTATTTGGTAACTACAAATTTATTGGAGACATCATTCTGTGAGAAAGGTAACCATGCATAAAACCGGTCTTACTGCAAGCAACTTGTAACCGGAAACAACTGGATAGTGAGTTTTACTTGCTGACTGCTAACGTTTAACTTCGAGatgtcaaataaaatatttccggaTGAGTCGAGGAACATAAGAGAACTTCCTGCCTGCTACAGCAGCAGTTTCACCAGTTCCCTGAGAATTTCTTCGACAGATTTTGATCGAAGTTCTTCGCCAATTTCATGCTAGTAAGGTTTTTTGAAAGTAAATAGTTCACGGCTGTAGAAACACATCAGAATATTTTGCAGACTTCAACTGTAGTAAATCCAAATTTACgtttaatttatgataaaattagtgaattttatttcagttaaACTTCAGTCCAATGTATGGAGCATTATTTTCATGCTTTGTTTTCTATTAGCAATAGCAATGAATCAAATTCAGTCACTGACGTAGAAGCTTCAGTAAGAgtgaaaaaatcaaattttgcttCGGTCATCTCTTTTCTTGTCAGGTGAGGTGCGGATGAGATAAAAAAATCCAATAAAAAAACGAACAAATTGTGCTTAGCAAATTGTTCTGGTTTGTGGTTAAATAAAAGTGGGTAAAGTTAGCGTAGCCTATTGTATCAGGTTTCAAACATTACCAACTTAAAGCATTAAAGCACATACAAGCATATACAGCATGCAATTAgttattttgaaatacaaaCATCTAGTAAGTATAATGTTGTATAATAGCTGCGAATGACCACTGCAAACAGGTTCCGTAAATGGTTAAatacaagaaagaaaaaaaac includes the following:
- the LOC143456413 gene encoding uncharacterized protein LOC143456413, with the translated sequence MSLALPNAKGTKHGGKSFGKISRTRPATTGNVKNKKLSPEHNLTSSSSMKDIVTSDEVLLEEKQATIGRRKMISRPLDMTSSADAMDESRRKYSVTSMSPSKEFSTDDQQPSTSIKQKKASQNDSFVHYAALDSNINDWYKVVEQRKIIMPAPVLGISSSYLLPSQFLTSCTDGSVHTHNIKSGKVLNSLNIESWGNSRQKYQAFMTKDGSILTASGESVSLWSKKGKILQEYGRKVFKCCKNIDLHDDEIIAATDPDNNCAAIISLAGNLFHKLGSSGTGKGEFKCPTGVTILNNGDVVVADWSCRVQVFDRQGRFKFQFGSKGNRDGEFDLPYGVTHDSLDNIIIADWWNDRVSAFRSDGTFIKHLLTLNDEIKMPAYVCIPDRGNQLILSEFGNSSIKIFYF